The Limnospira fusiformis SAG 85.79 genomic interval TCCTCCCTTTTCTGGGATTCTGTGACTGATGAGTTTATATTGTGATTAAATTATGCAAAATTTTCGGAATTATTATCAGATTTTAGGGGTTTCCAGAGATGCTTCTACTGATGAGATAAAAAAGGTCTATCGCCGTTTGGCTAGACAATATCATCCCGACCTAAATCCGGGGGATAAGGAAGCAGAAGAGAAGTTTAAGGATATTGGTGAGGCTTATCATATTCTGTCGGATATGGAAAAGCGATCGCAGTATGATGAGTACAGCAAATTTTGGAAACAAAAGGGTTTTTCTAGTGCCAAAAAATCCCCCGTCAGCGGCTTTAAGACCTGGGGAAGTCGGGTGGCTAATGGTCGCACCCAAACTCAAACACCGGAGGTCGATTTTGGGGAATATGCCGATTTTAATAGTTTTATTGATCAACTTATCGGACGGCGGCGGGAAGTGCGGACCGTTACTAATGATACACCCCGCGTGACTTCTTCTGACCCCTATAAATCCCCTAATACTAGGGTAATTCACCGGGTTCCGGTTCGGGAAAATCGACGGGATATTGAGGCGCGCTTGACTTTACCTCTGGAAAAGGCTTATACTGGAGGAGCAGAACGTATCCGCCTAGAAGATGGGCGATCGCTTGAGGTGAATATGCCGCCGGGAATGTTTACCGGTCAACGTATTCGCCTCAAAAATTTGGGCATTCAAGGGGGGGATTTATACCTGAAAATTACGGTAAAACCTCACGACTTTTTCAGGTTGGAAGAGTCTAATATTATCTGTGAGGTTCCAGTAACTCCCAGCGAAGCCACCCTAGGGGGAGAAATAGAGGTTCCCACTCTTGACGGTTGGGTGAAAATTAAACTCCCAGCGGGGGTAGTGTCGGGTCAATGTCTGAGACTAGCTAATAAAGGCTATCCTAACGAAAATGGCGATCGCGGTGATCAGTTAGTGGAAATTCAAATTGTCGCCCCCAAACAGATCACCACCCAGGAGAGGGAATTATACGAAAAACTCCGAGAAATCGAAACTTTTAATCCCCGTGAAGATCTCCCTGTTTAGCCACCACCCACAATGGTGACAATTTCCAGGATATCACCCATTTCCATAGTCGTAGTTTCCCAAAACTGTCGGTGGAGAATTTCCCCATTATACTCCACCGCCACCAAACGGGGATTTAACCCCAAATCTTCCAAAAATTTAGGTAGGCTAGTATCTGGGGCGCAAGTTTGCGCCTCTCCGTTAACTTTCAGGGTGATAGTGCGATCGCTCATATTTCCCCATCCCAATATTATCAATTACCAATTATAGCCCGGTTTCTCCCCCAGACTTCAAGAAACCGGGTTTCTCAAAGAAACCGGGTTTCTAACCCCAGACTCAAAGAAACCGGGTTTCTAGGGTAGAACCCAATTATTAATTATTAATTATTAATTATTAATTATTAATTATTTCGGATAATTGCCAAGTTTTTGATAATTTCCGAGATGCCCTGAATAATTAATAACACAAAACTAACTATAATTAACGCCTTAATTGGGTAGCGGGGTAAGCCGCCGGGGTCGGGGGAGACTTCCCGAATTAGCCAGGAGTTGGAGACAGCCCCCCAGGAGTAGAAAATAATCATCACGGAAAAGGGAATTAAAAATAAGGCGGTTCCCAATAAGTCAACTAGGGCTTTTTGCTTAACATTTAACCGACTTTGAATGACATCAACCCTTACATGATCATGATGTTTGAGGGTATAGGCTGCACCTAATAAAAAGATGATATCAAAAATATACCACTGGGTTTCTAAGAGTGCATTAGAACTTAAATTTTGCCCGATCGCCCTACCCACATACCTACCAATTACATTCCAGGTTCCTACTCCGATCATGACTAGGGCTAACCAGGAAACCACCCGCCCTAAATAATTATTCATGCGATCGATGAATTGGGATACAATTAGCAGTCTATCCACTTTTTAACTCTCATAGGTAGGGGGTTGACAAGCTCTGGGAATTTGTGATAATATATGAACAGTTACATAATATAAATCTGTGCCTAAATTCTAAAATTGTTACTATTCCCATTATCT includes:
- a CDS encoding DnaJ C-terminal domain-containing protein encodes the protein MQNFRNYYQILGVSRDASTDEIKKVYRRLARQYHPDLNPGDKEAEEKFKDIGEAYHILSDMEKRSQYDEYSKFWKQKGFSSAKKSPVSGFKTWGSRVANGRTQTQTPEVDFGEYADFNSFIDQLIGRRREVRTVTNDTPRVTSSDPYKSPNTRVIHRVPVRENRRDIEARLTLPLEKAYTGGAERIRLEDGRSLEVNMPPGMFTGQRIRLKNLGIQGGDLYLKITVKPHDFFRLEESNIICEVPVTPSEATLGGEIEVPTLDGWVKIKLPAGVVSGQCLRLANKGYPNENGDRGDQLVEIQIVAPKQITTQERELYEKLREIETFNPREDLPV
- the thiS gene encoding sulfur carrier protein ThiS; translation: MSDRTITLKVNGEAQTCAPDTSLPKFLEDLGLNPRLVAVEYNGEILHRQFWETTTMEMGDILEIVTIVGGG
- a CDS encoding TRAP transporter small permease subunit encodes the protein MDRLLIVSQFIDRMNNYLGRVVSWLALVMIGVGTWNVIGRYVGRAIGQNLSSNALLETQWYIFDIIFLLGAAYTLKHHDHVRVDVIQSRLNVKQKALVDLLGTALFLIPFSVMIIFYSWGAVSNSWLIREVSPDPGGLPRYPIKALIIVSFVLLIIQGISEIIKNLAIIRNN